A part of Solicola gregarius genomic DNA contains:
- a CDS encoding purine-nucleoside phosphorylase: MTVPHTPADPYATARSAADRLREITGAEHDVALVMGSGWLPAADALGAAEHELPTADLPGFAAPAVAGHGGTVRSIPMGDRRVLVFLGRTHLYEGRGVSSVVHGVRTAAAAGCRAIVLTNGCGGLDPSWTPGTPVLIRDHINLTATSPIVGANFVDLTDLYARRLRDLCRETDPSLAEGVYAQFPGPHYETPAEVEMAGRLGASLVGMSTTLEAIAAREAGMEVLGMSLVTNLAAGVGSAPLDHAEVLEAGNAAAARMGALLADVLPRI, translated from the coding sequence GTGACCGTTCCACACACCCCCGCCGACCCGTACGCGACCGCCCGCTCTGCTGCCGACCGACTACGCGAGATCACCGGCGCCGAGCACGATGTCGCCCTCGTGATGGGATCGGGCTGGCTGCCCGCCGCCGATGCGCTCGGTGCGGCGGAGCACGAGCTGCCGACCGCCGATCTCCCCGGCTTCGCCGCGCCCGCGGTCGCGGGTCACGGCGGTACCGTCCGATCCATCCCGATGGGCGACCGACGCGTGCTCGTCTTCCTCGGCCGCACCCATCTGTACGAGGGGCGCGGCGTCTCCTCGGTCGTGCACGGCGTACGTACCGCCGCGGCCGCCGGTTGCCGGGCGATCGTCCTCACCAACGGATGCGGCGGACTCGACCCGAGCTGGACTCCGGGCACACCCGTACTCATCCGCGACCACATCAACCTGACCGCGACGTCTCCGATCGTCGGCGCGAACTTCGTCGACCTCACCGACCTGTACGCGCGGCGCCTGCGCGATCTGTGCCGGGAGACCGACCCGTCGCTTGCCGAAGGCGTGTACGCGCAGTTCCCCGGCCCGCACTACGAGACTCCGGCCGAGGTCGAGATGGCCGGCCGGCTCGGTGCGAGCCTGGTGGGCATGTCGACGACTCTCGAGGCGATCGCGGCGCGCGAGGCCGGGATGGAGGTGCTCGGCATGTCGCTGGTGACCAACCTCGCCGCGGGCGTCGGCAGCGCACCGCTCGACCACGCCGAGGTCCTCGAGGCGGGCAATGCGGCCGCCGCGCGTATGGGCGCGCTGCTGGCGGACGTTCTGCCGCGTATCTGA
- a CDS encoding biliverdin-producing heme oxygenase codes for MTAAVETMKLSQLVRAGSRAEHTAAESSDFVARLLDGRAGRDEYAAYVRRLAEVYDALESVGRAHADDPMVGVVVDPLLERGDALAADLAHWVGPDWRATPLDSPATAAYVDRIRTATAEWGGLYIAHHYTRYLGDLSGGQAIGRVVARTYDLPSGVGTAFYAFSGIPKPKPYKDAYRTRLDALRLSEVDKQRIVGEVKRAFRLNEAIFAELAAR; via the coding sequence ATGACCGCAGCGGTCGAGACGATGAAGCTGTCGCAGCTGGTGCGCGCCGGATCGCGCGCCGAGCACACGGCGGCGGAGTCGTCGGACTTCGTCGCGCGGCTGTTGGACGGACGAGCCGGGCGAGACGAGTACGCCGCGTACGTACGTCGGCTCGCCGAGGTGTACGACGCGCTCGAGTCCGTCGGCCGTGCCCATGCCGACGATCCGATGGTCGGGGTGGTCGTCGATCCGCTCCTCGAGCGCGGTGATGCCCTGGCGGCGGATCTCGCTCACTGGGTCGGCCCGGATTGGCGCGCGACACCGCTGGACAGCCCGGCGACGGCTGCATACGTCGACCGGATCCGTACTGCGACGGCGGAATGGGGCGGGCTGTACATCGCGCACCACTACACGCGCTATCTCGGAGACCTGTCCGGAGGCCAGGCGATCGGGCGGGTCGTCGCCCGCACGTACGACCTGCCGAGCGGTGTCGGCACCGCGTTCTACGCGTTCTCGGGAATCCCGAAACCCAAGCCCTACAAGGATGCGTACCGCACTCGGCTCGACGCACTGCGCCTCAGTGAGGTCGACAAGCAGCGGATCGTCGGCGAGGTCAAGCGCGCGTTCCGGCTGAACGAAGCGATCTTCGCCGAACTGGCAGCCCGCTGA